One Williamwhitmania taraxaci genomic region harbors:
- a CDS encoding 4Fe-4S dicluster domain-containing protein, producing the protein MANFGYGSMKSNICDLDTANRELAITLAKKEPTFNLCIACGCCTATCSAGKFIPFSFRTLIHHIRRGETDTAEKEAAKCMLCGKCTLVCPRNVNTRNVILLIREATQNLKR; encoded by the coding sequence ATGGCAAATTTTGGCTACGGATCGATGAAATCCAACATTTGCGACCTCGACACGGCTAACCGAGAGTTGGCCATTACCCTTGCAAAGAAGGAGCCAACCTTCAACCTCTGCATTGCTTGTGGCTGCTGCACAGCAACCTGTTCGGCAGGTAAGTTTATTCCCTTTAGCTTCCGAACGCTTATCCACCATATCCGCAGAGGCGAAACCGATACCGCGGAAAAGGAGGCAGCGAAATGCATGCTGTGTGGTAAGTGCACACTCGTTTGCCCACGCAACGTCAATACCCGTAACGTTATTCTTCTCATTCGGGAAGCAACACAAAACCTAAAGCGATGA
- a CDS encoding FAD-dependent oxidoreductase, protein MDKSVAVIGGGVAGIETAATLSNLGYKVMLFEKEKELGGNVLGWDRLFPTRRPAHEVVSNSLATLNSTCEIHTSTTVNSIDENNGIFNIGVISGQHFEANAVVLSTGFELFPAEKKEEYGYGIFENVITSRDLEQMFRKHGKPTMVNGNTPKRVAFIHCVGSRDEKVNRPYCSKVCCVTAVKQALEVKEALPDTEVFNFYMDLRMFGHGYEQLYKEAQMHGVTFVRGRLSETNEATGGGLVIKVEDTLAGKPMRLTVDLVVLMVGMNPRPETDTILNSLGLPKNEDGFAAVKDVHLDFTKTKTKGVFIAGACTGPNNITDSINAARAAAIQVHSYLNPQ, encoded by the coding sequence ATGGACAAATCTGTTGCAGTAATAGGAGGAGGAGTTGCGGGAATCGAAACCGCAGCCACGCTTAGCAACCTTGGCTACAAGGTAATGCTCTTCGAAAAGGAGAAGGAGCTTGGTGGCAACGTTCTAGGATGGGATAGGTTATTCCCTACTCGCCGACCAGCGCATGAGGTAGTTTCCAACTCGCTGGCCACGCTCAATTCAACCTGTGAAATACACACCTCTACAACGGTAAATTCGATCGATGAGAACAACGGAATTTTTAATATTGGGGTGATTAGTGGACAGCACTTCGAAGCAAACGCCGTAGTTCTATCTACCGGATTTGAGCTCTTCCCTGCCGAAAAGAAGGAAGAGTATGGTTACGGCATTTTTGAAAACGTAATTACCTCCCGCGACCTTGAGCAGATGTTCCGAAAGCACGGCAAGCCAACAATGGTCAATGGCAATACTCCCAAACGAGTAGCATTTATCCACTGTGTTGGTTCGCGCGACGAGAAGGTGAACCGTCCCTACTGCTCCAAGGTGTGCTGTGTTACAGCGGTAAAGCAGGCGTTAGAAGTTAAGGAGGCACTTCCTGACACTGAGGTGTTCAACTTCTATATGGACCTAAGAATGTTTGGCCACGGCTACGAACAGCTATACAAGGAGGCCCAAATGCATGGGGTAACCTTTGTGCGTGGTCGCCTGTCCGAAACCAACGAAGCCACCGGTGGGGGTTTGGTGATTAAAGTAGAGGATACCCTGGCAGGGAAGCCTATGCGCCTTACCGTCGATTTGGTGGTGCTCATGGTTGGTATGAATCCCCGACCCGAAACCGATACTATTCTCAACTCATTGGGCCTACCTAAAAATGAGGATGGATTTGCAGCCGTAAAGGATGTGCATCTCGATTTCACTAAAACCAAAACAAAGGGTGTATTCATTGCAGGAGCCTGCACCGGACCTAACAATATTACCGATTCCATAAACGCAGCCCGTGCGGCGGCCATACAAGTTCACAGCTACCTTAATCCCCAATAG
- a CDS encoding heterodisulfide reductase-related iron-sulfur binding cluster → MKIDGKRKVWKDYQKEIADDKFYYVRSCIRQNFFPGSEAAFLKILKDVLKKDVFDDTHHTTCSGIGYHSEVVPLETTMTVVGRNFALMKESGYRNYVPSCVTSFGIYTEILDAWHHFPKVEERVHENLRIATKREFDIPDNLAHTSDIIFKFRHEIAAKAKYKLINKATGKPLKVVDHIGCHYAKMFPAKGVGGAEYPYVLAGMVEAWGGEPIDYPERRHCCGFGFRQYLVKANRGYSISASKKKFESMEPYKPDFIISNCPGCAYFLDRWQYGVAEMEGKTYGEDGHGIPSLTYEEVAGLVLGFDPWELGLQLHQVPVESLLDKMGASYNPDQKFRGMNNEDLGQPEAPKNLKFYK, encoded by the coding sequence ATGAAGATAGACGGAAAGCGAAAAGTCTGGAAAGATTACCAGAAAGAGATTGCCGACGATAAGTTCTACTACGTTCGCAGCTGCATTCGCCAAAACTTTTTCCCCGGATCGGAAGCCGCATTCCTCAAGATATTAAAGGATGTGCTCAAGAAGGACGTCTTCGACGACACTCACCATACCACCTGCTCGGGCATTGGCTACCATTCCGAGGTTGTTCCCCTTGAAACAACTATGACCGTGGTAGGCCGTAATTTTGCGCTCATGAAGGAGTCGGGCTACCGCAACTACGTTCCCTCGTGTGTAACCTCCTTTGGTATCTACACCGAAATTCTCGATGCGTGGCACCACTTCCCCAAAGTGGAAGAGCGAGTACACGAGAATCTCCGCATTGCCACCAAACGGGAGTTCGATATTCCCGATAATCTCGCTCATACCAGCGATATCATCTTCAAGTTCCGACACGAAATTGCAGCAAAAGCGAAGTATAAGCTCATAAATAAGGCCACAGGAAAGCCCTTAAAAGTGGTCGATCATATTGGTTGCCACTATGCCAAGATGTTCCCGGCCAAAGGGGTTGGAGGAGCTGAATACCCCTACGTGCTGGCCGGAATGGTAGAAGCGTGGGGTGGAGAGCCTATTGACTACCCCGAACGAAGACACTGCTGCGGTTTCGGGTTTCGTCAATATTTGGTAAAGGCCAATAGGGGTTACTCCATTTCTGCCTCAAAGAAAAAGTTCGAATCCATGGAACCATACAAACCCGATTTCATCATCTCCAACTGTCCCGGATGCGCCTACTTTCTCGATAGATGGCAGTATGGCGTTGCCGAAATGGAGGGAAAAACATACGGGGAGGATGGACATGGAATACCATCGTTAACCTACGAAGAGGTGGCTGGCCTAGTGCTGGGATTCGACCCGTGGGAACTGGGATTGCAGCTGCATCAGGTCCCGGTGGAATCGCTCCTCGACAAAATGGGCGCTAGCTATAACCCCGACCAAAAGTTCCGAGGAATGAACAACGAAGATCTTGGACAACCCGAGGCGCCCAAAAATCTAAAATTTTACAAGTAG
- a CDS encoding 4Fe-4S dicluster domain-containing protein, translating into MGKLYDTLSKDIRFIEGISACINCGTCTAICPAAEVYNYQPRAILDAVQGKNEEAIEAYLKSDTIWYCGECMSCKTRCPRQNAPGLVIQALRTLSIEMGYFVESEKGRQQLALKRMVGESILDTGYCVYIDHIDTESFPEQGPVWDWLRDNAEQILPKMGANYKGEGPGALRKVPQEDLDELRSIFEVTGGMAWFDTIEEHSARKAKEMGLEIGTGKDSEYFYEVFNTNNQEKHTNS; encoded by the coding sequence ATGGGAAAACTATACGATACGCTCAGCAAGGATATTCGGTTTATTGAAGGCATTTCGGCCTGCATCAACTGTGGAACATGCACCGCCATTTGTCCTGCAGCAGAGGTTTACAACTATCAACCAAGGGCCATTCTCGATGCCGTTCAGGGCAAAAACGAAGAAGCCATCGAGGCTTACCTCAAGAGCGATACCATTTGGTACTGCGGCGAGTGCATGAGCTGCAAAACACGCTGCCCTCGGCAAAATGCACCAGGACTAGTAATACAAGCCCTCCGCACACTTTCCATCGAAATGGGCTATTTTGTGGAGAGCGAAAAAGGACGTCAGCAGCTGGCGCTCAAGCGTATGGTAGGAGAGTCGATTCTAGACACAGGCTATTGCGTGTATATCGATCATATCGACACCGAATCGTTTCCTGAGCAGGGTCCTGTTTGGGATTGGCTAAGGGATAATGCCGAGCAAATATTGCCCAAGATGGGCGCCAACTACAAAGGAGAAGGACCCGGTGCCCTGCGCAAGGTTCCACAGGAAGATCTTGACGAGCTACGCAGCATCTTTGAGGTAACCGGAGGCATGGCTTGGTTCGACACTATTGAGGAGCATTCGGCCCGAAAGGCCAAGGAAATGGGGCTCGAAATTGGAACCGGAAAAGATAGCGAATACTTCTACGAGGTATTCAATACTAACAACCAAGAAAAGCACACGAACTCATGA
- a CDS encoding nucleoid-associated protein, which translates to MLDFSEAKLEEVILHLIGSKGQDEELVLSNSVIDTSNELLRTLLQDYFLSHFKPGEFYSFTHDSDVKLNEVYSYVSSFFMEQKNLVVISQEIAKHLFYVSSHPNIKNGELYVASIRNCVVDGEQVDAIGIFKSEIKENFLKVRSADTTITVEAEQGTSINRLDKGCIIFNTEHEDGFKLMVVDSTNKNNDAVYWKDAFLRIAPRSDSYYQTKNYLHLCKDFVKEVFSPKNEVEKTDQLLLLNRTEEFFTKADNFDEKVFEQVVLEQPEIVEAFNDYKHAYAELNQVVFEPSFEISTEATKKAKSFFKSIIKLDKRFHIYVHGGSDFIEKGSDPDKGMHFYKLYFENEE; encoded by the coding sequence ATGCTCGATTTTTCTGAAGCCAAACTTGAGGAGGTAATTCTGCATCTGATTGGCAGTAAAGGCCAAGATGAAGAACTGGTTCTCTCCAATAGCGTGATTGATACCAGCAATGAGTTGCTCCGTACGCTTCTACAGGATTACTTTTTGTCGCACTTTAAGCCGGGGGAGTTTTACTCGTTTACCCACGATAGCGATGTAAAGCTCAATGAGGTTTACTCTTACGTCTCCTCTTTTTTCATGGAGCAGAAGAACCTGGTTGTGATTTCGCAGGAGATTGCCAAGCATCTCTTTTACGTTAGCAGCCATCCGAACATCAAGAATGGCGAGCTATACGTTGCTTCCATTCGCAACTGCGTGGTGGATGGTGAGCAGGTGGATGCTATCGGCATTTTTAAATCGGAAATTAAGGAGAACTTCCTCAAGGTGCGTTCGGCTGATACTACCATTACGGTGGAGGCGGAGCAGGGTACCAGCATCAATCGGCTGGATAAGGGGTGTATCATATTCAACACCGAGCACGAGGATGGCTTTAAGCTGATGGTGGTGGATTCCACCAACAAGAATAACGATGCGGTGTACTGGAAGGATGCCTTCTTGCGGATTGCACCTCGCAGCGATAGCTATTACCAAACCAAGAACTACCTCCACCTATGCAAGGATTTTGTGAAGGAGGTCTTTTCACCAAAGAATGAGGTTGAGAAAACCGACCAACTGCTGCTGCTTAACCGCACCGAAGAGTTTTTTACTAAGGCCGATAACTTCGACGAGAAGGTTTTTGAGCAGGTGGTGCTGGAACAACCCGAAATAGTGGAGGCATTCAACGACTACAAGCACGCCTATGCCGAGCTAAATCAGGTGGTTTTTGAGCCTTCCTTCGAAATATCCACCGAGGCTACCAAAAAGGCTAAGAGTTTCTTCAAGAGTATTATTAAACTCGACAAGCGCTTTCACATATACGTGCATGGCGGTAGCGATTTTATCGAAAAGGGTTCCGATCCCGATAAGGGGATGCACTTCTACAAGCTTTACTTTGAGAATGAGGAGTAG